The proteins below are encoded in one region of Ostrea edulis chromosome 3, xbOstEdul1.1, whole genome shotgun sequence:
- the LOC125677672 gene encoding uncharacterized protein LOC125677672 produces the protein MAAINFYIWFLFFISYKVCSGTSHDCYKVDGNNDGLKGNYIGLLLAQSVPIGSIRFTTNTGYKCSCKFPKNYSIQNVTYYGDDIPGIKELFNDGCQLVQNEGLDKGGYQCSLNISKTKPKQDDFCKNIIITTTETQPSYSTVPLEPLTNAAIEGSSSTLPYPTTATKVTTTSTRHVSSSPTRSAQSTGQTKKQRTSKSILPTAHSPTGHVSSSSASPVVSAMISSVHTTAESKHDLSSASNPIPGTSTWSIGFTSDFEVPSTQQSTDEHIDTTTKRQHGAQLSLQLEIIIPLVVAAVIIIFIVGVFICIRKQRKKKRISKYDVSPSSSMRSTESDKEEIMKYNNDFHDNGTKHNILYEGEDYCEHGIFNKTFIETNPEASKQKDEKVYAPTLDGFSHYSEELVLEGEEPSTSTHYITNSDLENIIPADQEANIIP, from the exons ATGGCTGCCATAAATTTCTAcatttggtttttgtttttcatctctTATAAag tttgtaGTGGCACTTCTCACGACTGCTATAAAGTGGATGGAAACAATGATGGACTTAAAG GAAACTACATCGGACTCCTACTCGCACAGAGTGTCCCAATCGGAAGTATAAGGTTTACAACAAATACGGGATATAAATGTTCCTGTAAATTCCCAAAGAATTACTCAATCCAGAATGTTACATATTATGGGGATGACATACCAGGAATCAAAGAGCTATTTAATGATGGATGTCAATTAGTACAGAACGAAGGGCTGGATAAAGGTGGATACCAGTGCAGCCTCAATATTTCCAAAACCAAACCAAAGCAAG ACGACTTCTGTAAAAATATCATAATCACAACTACCGAAACACAGCCTTCATATTCCACGGTACCTCTAGAACCGCTGACAAATGCTGCCATTGAAGGTTCCAGTTCTACATTACCATATCCAACAACTGCCACAAAAGTTACCACAACATCTACCAGACATGTCTCCTCTTCCCCAACACGATCTGCGCAATCTACAGGTCAAACCAAGAAACAAAGAACTTCAAAAAGTATTTTACCTACAGCACATTCTCCCACAGGACACGTGTCGTCATCCTCCGCGTCACCTGTAGTGTCCGCTATGATTTCCTCAGTTCACACGACTGCTGAAAGTAAACACGACTTGTCGTCTGCTTCCAATCCTATACCGGGTACATCGACATGGTCAATCGGGTTTACATCGGACTTTGAAGTTCCCTCCACGCAGCAGTCCACTGATGAACATATTGATACCACAACTAAAAGACAACATGGAGCACAGCTTAGTCTTCAAT TGGAAATTATCATTCCCCTTGTTGTAGCTGCTGTCATAATCATCTTCATCGTAGGAGTCTTCATCTGCATAAG AAAACAACGGAAAAAGAAACGGATATCTAAGTATGATGTATCTCCAAGTTCGAGTATGCGCAGTACCGAGTCAGACAAGGAGGAAATCATGAAGTACAACAATGATTTCCATGATAACGGCACGAAACACAATATTCTGTACGAAGGGGAGGACTACTGTGAACATGgtattttcaataaaacttttATTGAGACCAATCCGGAAGCAAGCAAACAGAAGGATGAAAAGGTTTATGCACCCACTTTAGATGGATTTTCGCACTACTCTGAAGAACTAGTTCTCGAGGGAGAAGAGCCCAGTACCAGCACACACTACATTACCAACAGTGATCTAGAAAATATTATTCCAGCAGACCAAGAAGCAAATATAATTCCCTAA